In Centropristis striata isolate RG_2023a ecotype Rhode Island chromosome 5, C.striata_1.0, whole genome shotgun sequence, a single genomic region encodes these proteins:
- the LOC131972019 gene encoding transcriptional regulator QRICH1-like isoform X1 gives MNNSLDGTGSYEELVRQKARSIPQHRMKEFLESLASKGPDALQEFSQQGGDTTTTTTTMVYQQEANCIYTDSTEVAGSLLELACPVQVQVQPQQQQIQESQQQTVQQNAEQQIVQVQIQGQQQAQMLGQVLQVPSGSHQQLQGVTTAQLIQPGELTEEQHQQLQAQLVAAVAGGQQIQIQTVGALSPTQQQDSIERRVLGTTVATSQGAGVLQPAKKRKVDMPITVSYALPGQQVATVLAIPQGQGQQQSYVSLRPDLLTVDSSHLYSATGTITSPTGETWTIPVYSAPAGSGGREQVTHIAIPQEAYGTVQVAGPNTSTTTTMPTQVTIENDKLKSQSQTVQAVSSITSSGGMGGQEEVVHTLAANTLFPAQLMNGNIHIPVAVQGYSNATQSLIWDPQQQVLHTQGLTGQEAQQLQVLSQGQTVVTEVDGQGQQQVQVQELLLPATLKPEEGLDVWRLWAQRKNIELEKSDKNKLAPIGRRQALRFQEDLVSCAVAELCMGLSLMTSEARGMEGETYESDVLYYVFLCIQKYLFDNGRVDDVFSDQYYTRFAHSLHQILEPWRPTIHPLGYIIPSHVTEEMLWECKQLGAHSPSTLLTTLMFFNTKYFHLKTVDQHLKVAFSKVLRHTRKSPNNPKDKSTSIRYLKSTERFIGQKVTDDMYSEQLEDPENPLRCPIKLYDFYLFKCPQSAKGRNDTFYLTPEPVVAPNSPIWYSTQPIPKEQLEQMLARILVIREIQEAINMSESVH, from the exons ATGAATAACTCCCTGGATGGTACAGGCTCTTACGAGGAGCTTGTGAGGCAAAAAGCTCGGAGCATCCCTCAGCATCGCATGAAGGAGTTCCTGGAGTCTTTGGCCAGCAAGGGCCCTGATGCCCTGCAGGAGTTCAGCCAGCAAGGTGGAGACACTACAACTACCACCACCACTATGGTCTACCAACAAGAAGCCAACTGCATCTACACAGACAGCACAGAGGTTGCAGGATCATTGTTGGAGCTGGCTTGTCCG GTTCAGGTGCAGGTCCAGCCGCAGCAGCAACAAATACAGGAGTCTCAGCAACAGACTGTACAACAGAATGCTGAGCAACAGATAGTGCAG GTGCAGATCCAGGGTCAGCAGCAAGCTCAGATGCTGGGTCAGGTCCTCCAAGTGCCCTCTGGCTCCCATCAACAGCTTCAAGGTGTGACTACTGCACAGCTGATTCAACCTGGGGAACTCACAGAGGAGCAGCACCAACAG CTGCAAGCCCAGTTGGTTGCAGCCGTTGCAGGAGGCCAACAGATTCAAATACAGACAGTGGGGGCCCTATCACCCACTCAGCAGCAGGACAGTATTGAGAGGAGGGTACTGGGAACCACCGTGGCCACATCACAGGGAGCAGGTGTCCTCCAGCCAGCCAAGAAGCGTAAGGTTGACATGCCCATCACTGTGTCCTACGCCCTTCCTGGTCAGCAAGTAGCCACAGTCCTGGCTATCCCACAGGGACAGGGCCAGCAGCAAAGCTACGTGTCCCTGCGACCGGACCTTCTAACTGTGGACAGCTCCCACCTTTACAGTGCCACAGGCACTATCACCAGTCCCACAGGGGAGACCTGGACAATCCCCGTTTATTCTGCTCCTGCCGGCTCCGGAGGCCGTGAGCAGGTCACACACATCGCCATCCCCCAGGAGGCCTATGGAACTGTTCAGGTCGCAGGGCCAAACACTTCAACAACAACTACAATGCCAACACAAGTTACCATTGAAAACGACAAGctgaaaagtcaaagtcagacAGTTCAGGCCGTTTCCAGCATAACGAGCTCCGGGGGAATGGGAGGCCAGGAAGAAGTGGTGCACACACTGGCTGCGAACACGCTGTTTCCTGCCCAGCTGATGAATGGCAACATCCACATACCAGTGGCAGTACAAGGCTACTCTAACGCTACACAGTCCCTGATCTGGGATCCACAGCAGCAGGTGCTGCACACACAAGGGCTGACAGGGCAGGAAGCACAGCAGCTGCAGGTACTATCACAG ggtcaGACAGTGGTGACGGAGGTAGATGGCCAAGGCCAGCAGCAGGTGCAGGTGCAGGAACTGCTGCTGCCTGCCACCCTGAAGCCAGAGGAGGGGCTGGACGTCTGGCGGCTCTGGGCTCAGCGGAAAAACATCGAGTTGGAAAAatctgataaaaataaactggcGCCAATTGGCC gACGCCAGGCGCTGCGTTTCCAGGAGGACTTGGTGTCATGTGCGGTAGCCGAGCTCTGCATGGGTCTCTCTTTGATGACATCAGAGGCTCGGGGGATGGAAGGAGAGACTTATGAGTCGGATGTTCTCTACTACGTATTTCTGTGCATACAAAAA TATCTGTTTGATAACGGTCGCGTGGACGACGTTTTCTCAGATCAGTACTACACTCGCTTTGCTCACAGTCTGCACCAGATCCTGGAGCCTTGGAGACCAACAATTCATCCATTAG GTTATATTATCCCCAGTCATGTGACGGAGGAGATGCTCTGGGAATGTAAACAGCTGGGAGCTCATTCTCCCTCAACGCTGCTCACAACTCTAATGTTCTTCAACACCAA GTACTTCCACCTGAAGACGGTGGATCAACATCTAAAAGTGGCCTTTTCTAAGGTGCTGAGGCACACGAGGAAGAGTCCCAACAACCCCAAAGACAAGAGCACCAGCATCCGATACCTAAAGTCAACAGAGAGGTTCATAGGACAGAAAG tcaCAGACGACATGTACTCAGAGCAGCTGGAAGACCCAGAAAATCCACTGCGATGCCCCATCAAACTCTACGATTTCTACCTCTTCAAAtg TCCGCAGAGTGCTAAAGGTCGCAATGACACCTTCTACCTGACTCCGGAGCCCGTGGTGGCTCCCAACAGCCCCATCTGGTACTCCACTCAACCGATCCCAAAAGAACAGCTGGAGCAGATGCTCGCCCGCATCCTCGTCATCCGGGAAATCCAGGAAGCCATTAACATGTCGGAGAGCGTGCACTAG
- the LOC131972019 gene encoding transcriptional regulator QRICH1-like isoform X2, producing MNNSLDGTGSYEELVRQKARSIPQHRMKEFLESLASKGPDALQEFSQQGGDTTTTTTTMVYQQEANCIYTDSTEVAGSLLELACPVQVQVQPQQQQIQESQQQTVQQNAEQQIVQVQIQGQQQAQMLGQVLQVPSGSHQQLQGVTTAQLIQPGELTEEQHQQLQAQLVAAVAGGQQIQIQTVGALSPTQQQDSIERRVLGTTVATSQGAGVLQPAKKRKVDMPITVSYALPGQQVATVLAIPQGQGQQQSYVSLRPDLLTVDSSHLYSATGTITSPTGETWTIPVYSAPAGSGGREQVTHIAIPQEAYGTVQVAGPNTSTTTTMPTQVTIENDKLKSQSQTVQAVSSITSSGGMGGQEEVVHTLAANTLFPAQLMNGNIHIPVAVQGYSNATQSLIWDPQQQVLHTQGLTGQEAQQLQGQTVVTEVDGQGQQQVQVQELLLPATLKPEEGLDVWRLWAQRKNIELEKSDKNKLAPIGRRQALRFQEDLVSCAVAELCMGLSLMTSEARGMEGETYESDVLYYVFLCIQKYLFDNGRVDDVFSDQYYTRFAHSLHQILEPWRPTIHPLGYIIPSHVTEEMLWECKQLGAHSPSTLLTTLMFFNTKYFHLKTVDQHLKVAFSKVLRHTRKSPNNPKDKSTSIRYLKSTERFIGQKVTDDMYSEQLEDPENPLRCPIKLYDFYLFKCPQSAKGRNDTFYLTPEPVVAPNSPIWYSTQPIPKEQLEQMLARILVIREIQEAINMSESVH from the exons ATGAATAACTCCCTGGATGGTACAGGCTCTTACGAGGAGCTTGTGAGGCAAAAAGCTCGGAGCATCCCTCAGCATCGCATGAAGGAGTTCCTGGAGTCTTTGGCCAGCAAGGGCCCTGATGCCCTGCAGGAGTTCAGCCAGCAAGGTGGAGACACTACAACTACCACCACCACTATGGTCTACCAACAAGAAGCCAACTGCATCTACACAGACAGCACAGAGGTTGCAGGATCATTGTTGGAGCTGGCTTGTCCG GTTCAGGTGCAGGTCCAGCCGCAGCAGCAACAAATACAGGAGTCTCAGCAACAGACTGTACAACAGAATGCTGAGCAACAGATAGTGCAG GTGCAGATCCAGGGTCAGCAGCAAGCTCAGATGCTGGGTCAGGTCCTCCAAGTGCCCTCTGGCTCCCATCAACAGCTTCAAGGTGTGACTACTGCACAGCTGATTCAACCTGGGGAACTCACAGAGGAGCAGCACCAACAG CTGCAAGCCCAGTTGGTTGCAGCCGTTGCAGGAGGCCAACAGATTCAAATACAGACAGTGGGGGCCCTATCACCCACTCAGCAGCAGGACAGTATTGAGAGGAGGGTACTGGGAACCACCGTGGCCACATCACAGGGAGCAGGTGTCCTCCAGCCAGCCAAGAAGCGTAAGGTTGACATGCCCATCACTGTGTCCTACGCCCTTCCTGGTCAGCAAGTAGCCACAGTCCTGGCTATCCCACAGGGACAGGGCCAGCAGCAAAGCTACGTGTCCCTGCGACCGGACCTTCTAACTGTGGACAGCTCCCACCTTTACAGTGCCACAGGCACTATCACCAGTCCCACAGGGGAGACCTGGACAATCCCCGTTTATTCTGCTCCTGCCGGCTCCGGAGGCCGTGAGCAGGTCACACACATCGCCATCCCCCAGGAGGCCTATGGAACTGTTCAGGTCGCAGGGCCAAACACTTCAACAACAACTACAATGCCAACACAAGTTACCATTGAAAACGACAAGctgaaaagtcaaagtcagacAGTTCAGGCCGTTTCCAGCATAACGAGCTCCGGGGGAATGGGAGGCCAGGAAGAAGTGGTGCACACACTGGCTGCGAACACGCTGTTTCCTGCCCAGCTGATGAATGGCAACATCCACATACCAGTGGCAGTACAAGGCTACTCTAACGCTACACAGTCCCTGATCTGGGATCCACAGCAGCAGGTGCTGCACACACAAGGGCTGACAGGGCAGGAAGCACAGCAGCTGCAG ggtcaGACAGTGGTGACGGAGGTAGATGGCCAAGGCCAGCAGCAGGTGCAGGTGCAGGAACTGCTGCTGCCTGCCACCCTGAAGCCAGAGGAGGGGCTGGACGTCTGGCGGCTCTGGGCTCAGCGGAAAAACATCGAGTTGGAAAAatctgataaaaataaactggcGCCAATTGGCC gACGCCAGGCGCTGCGTTTCCAGGAGGACTTGGTGTCATGTGCGGTAGCCGAGCTCTGCATGGGTCTCTCTTTGATGACATCAGAGGCTCGGGGGATGGAAGGAGAGACTTATGAGTCGGATGTTCTCTACTACGTATTTCTGTGCATACAAAAA TATCTGTTTGATAACGGTCGCGTGGACGACGTTTTCTCAGATCAGTACTACACTCGCTTTGCTCACAGTCTGCACCAGATCCTGGAGCCTTGGAGACCAACAATTCATCCATTAG GTTATATTATCCCCAGTCATGTGACGGAGGAGATGCTCTGGGAATGTAAACAGCTGGGAGCTCATTCTCCCTCAACGCTGCTCACAACTCTAATGTTCTTCAACACCAA GTACTTCCACCTGAAGACGGTGGATCAACATCTAAAAGTGGCCTTTTCTAAGGTGCTGAGGCACACGAGGAAGAGTCCCAACAACCCCAAAGACAAGAGCACCAGCATCCGATACCTAAAGTCAACAGAGAGGTTCATAGGACAGAAAG tcaCAGACGACATGTACTCAGAGCAGCTGGAAGACCCAGAAAATCCACTGCGATGCCCCATCAAACTCTACGATTTCTACCTCTTCAAAtg TCCGCAGAGTGCTAAAGGTCGCAATGACACCTTCTACCTGACTCCGGAGCCCGTGGTGGCTCCCAACAGCCCCATCTGGTACTCCACTCAACCGATCCCAAAAGAACAGCTGGAGCAGATGCTCGCCCGCATCCTCGTCATCCGGGAAATCCAGGAAGCCATTAACATGTCGGAGAGCGTGCACTAG